A segment of the Anaerolineae bacterium genome:
TTGCAAGCATTATACACACGCTGCCGAGGCTGTCAAGCATTACTCGCCTTCGCGCTCGCGCAGATGAGGGAACAGGATCACCTCGCGAATATTTGGTGCATCGGTCAACAGCATCGTTAAGCGATCAATCCCCATCCCAAAACCGCCGTTGGGAGGCATTCCATAGCGCATTGCCCGCAGGTAATCTTCGTCCATGGGATGCCGTTGTTCATCTTCCGCCTCATAATCCCTGCCCATCTCCAGGAATCGTTGTTCCTGATCTAAGGGATCATTGAGTTCGGTAAAGGCATTACACAATTCCATGCCGGCGATAAAGCCTTCAAAGCGCTCAACCGTTTGGGGGTCGCCGGGTTTGCTTTTTGCCAGCGGTGAGATATCGCGTGGGTAATCGTATAAGAAAGTAGGTTGAATTAAGGTAGGCTCCAGATAATCGCCGATCAATCCATCGATCAGTTTGCCGCGTGGCGCATTGGGATCATAAGGCAAGCCTTTTTCCCGCATTGCACGCTGTAAATCGGCAGTCGTCGGACAGGCTTGAATATCAATACCGGTCACTTCCAACAATCCCTGGCGCAGTTCAAGGCGTCGCCAGGGTGGATTAACATCAATCGTATGCCCTTGATAAGTGAACTGACGTTTGCCCAACACTTTGTCGGCAACGTACGCGATCATCTCTTCGGTCATTTCCATGACCTTCAGATAATCAGCATAAGCGCAATAGAACTCCAGCTGGGTGAATTCGGGGTTGTGAGTGCGGTCAACTCCTTCATTGCGAAAATCCCGTCCGATTTCGTAAACGCGCTCCAGATTGCCTACCAACAAGCGCTTCAAATAAAGCTCAAAAGAGATGCGCAAATACAGGGTTTGTTTCAACTGATTATGATAGGTTGTGAATGGTCGAGCGGCTGCGCCGCCGTAGATCGGTTGTAAGATTGGGGTTTCGACCTCCAGAAAGCCCAATCCATCTAAATATTCTCGCAAGGCGCGGACAATTGCCGCCCGTTTGCGAAAGATCTCGCGAATTTCGGGGTTAATAGCCAGGTCTGCATACCGTTGACGATAGCGCATTTCGGGGTCTGCCAGAACGGTATGACGTACGACCTTGCCATCGATCATCTCATCTTTAGCAGCCGGCAAGGGCGTGATCGATTTGGCTAATAAACGGTATTCCTGGACTCTCAATGTCGCTTCGCCCGCTTTGGTGCGAA
Coding sequences within it:
- a CDS encoding Lysyl-tRNA synthetase (class II), which gives rise to MPVEYTNLEKIRLEKLEALKQRGIEPYPTRAQRTHTSRQAIATFEEAERKGEPQPVQAIVAGRIRSMRVMGKITFAHIEDGEGRIQLFLRADEIGEDALEIFSRDLDIGDFVQARGEMFRTKAGEATLRVQEYRLLAKSITPLPAAKDEMIDGKVVRHTVLADPEMRYRQRYADLAINPEIREIFRKRAAIVRALREYLDGLGFLEVETPILQPIYGGAAARPFTTYHNQLKQTLYLRISFELYLKRLLVGNLERVYEIGRDFRNEGVDRTHNPEFTQLEFYCAYADYLKVMEMTEEMIAYVADKVLGKRQFTYQGHTIDVNPPWRRLELRQGLLEVTGIDIQACPTTADLQRAMREKGLPYDPNAPRGKLIDGLIGDYLEPTLIQPTFLYDYPRDISPLAKSKPGDPQTVERFEGFIAGMELCNAFTELNDPLDQEQRFLEMGRDYEAEDEQRHPMDEDYLRAMRYGMPPNGGFGMGIDRLTMLLTDAPNIREVILFPHLREREGE